The Solanum pennellii chromosome 11, SPENNV200 sequence CATTATTGGTGTTGAGCCAATTGTCTATCGTAAACAGCCCCTCTACTTCACCTTTGAGATAGAGGTAAGGTTTGCCTACACTCCACCCTCCCCAAAACCTCACTCTATGGGAATACACTGGGTATGTGTTGTTGAGGTAATGGACTGTTCTTCATTCTTGGATATGTTTAAGCTCGTCTTAAGGTTTAGCATGATGTTGATGTGGCTCTCTTTTCCTAGATGCTTccatttattttactttctgtTTTTTTCATCTAGTTAGGAACAACATAGATCTTGATACATATACTCCTCCTCAAGAGCTGCTTCAAATTCTTCCTGCCAAATCAACAATCAGGGGATCAAATTGTGGCCCTCAAATTGGACCAAACAATCCTAAGTTTGCTTTggtatgtttttccttttttccgTGTCTTTAACAACTGCCAAATGTAGTGATATTTTCTTGGCTGTCGTTCTTCTTTGATCCATAGGGAATGCAAGCTCTACTGGACCTACTTTTTGCTGTTGAGGGCTCGGTATCAGATGCCGCAAAAAAGTTGGGGTACGTGTTTGTGGAAATAAACTCCATTTCCTTTTTAAGTTAGTCAAACTTCTTCTGCTTAATAGTGTAATTCCATACTCAAGGCAGTTTAACAAGTTACGCGTCCTGCATAGATCCCTTAAATCTTGAACTGTCATTTGGGAAGCAGGGTATGTTTATTTTGCTGAACCTTTTTTCACAGGTTGAGCACAGGGGCTTTATCAAGGTTGCTATTATCTGATGATAATCTCAGAATGGCTGTGAATGAGTTTAGAGTCTCCAAGGTATGGATGCACACTTACGATGGATATTTTAGCTCACAAGTATTGGACcttagtttcttatttaattaattgtatgAATATCTATATAATTTCCATCTCGTGCAAAAAGTGAGTGCTTGTGCAACATCAGCTCGAATCACTTGTAGAGATATAGACATCAGCCTAAAAGTGGACGAACGGCGTGTAAGGCGGAGTTGAAATTTCATTATAGCCTTCTCCTCCATGAAACAGATCTTACAGCTCACAGCGTGTCTTCATGTTGGAGAGACACACAGTACCGTTAGGAGGTTGGTTTTTTGTCTTCAGAGGCTGAAATGAATGCCAAATTATGTTGTTTAAAGGATTCTTTAAGATGAGTAATGGCTTATAGATGGTTAAGGTTTGAATAGAATGAGAAAGAGGTTCAGTATATCAGAATCAGCCCTAGGTATCAGCCTTATGTCCTTTGGCATTATATAATAAAGTTGGACTTCATCATACTTGTGTTCTCGGGCAGTACATCATAATGTTTGATTGTGTCATAGTATTAAATCCTAGCACAACAATCTTTTCGAACTCTCTAATCTCCAAACTTCAAGAATTAATAGCATTGTAATATAACTTTTTGGGTATAATTCTTCTAGTACATTTAGGTGCAATCATACCCTGTGAAGGATTATCTAAACCTGCTCAGAGAAAATTTTTGACATTCGTATACAACTTAAGGACAGACTTGAATTACTCATCACGACTATGAACAGGGAAAAGATCTGCatcttttgaataaaaattgcAGACACTATAAGCCATATAACAGATTGTGCTTTATCAGTCTTCCTATTAAAAGTAAGTCAAGTTGCACACAAATAGCTTAAGTGATTTAAACCATTATCATAATCCCCATATGTTACTGCATATGCAAGGGAGGGAGGGACAAGTACTGATTTCTCACCCTCGGATGTGGTATAAAACGGTTCCAACACATGTTTGGTGTTTGCACTAAGTGGATAGTTGGCAAATATAGAGTGATAATAAAGATTCAGTGTATGTAGATTTTTCCAGCACCAAAAGCATTAGGGGAAAGTGGTGATCGAGATGGGTATATGGAAAAGTTGAGGGGGAATAAAGCGGATAGGTGAGTGAATCAAGGTGCTCTCGCATTCAAAAGGTTGTGTAGAGGCTTCCTGATCAAACCAAGTAGGGATGGCTAAAGATGGAGATATGGGACTTGGGTGGAAAGGAAGCCTGAGAAATTGTGATTCACAGGTGGAAGACAGGGATGACCACACCAAATAAAAGGAAGGTAAACTGTTGAATCTACTTCAAGTGACCCAACCAGGAAAgttgaaaaaaagaagtttaaaTGGGAACCACAGATCTAgtaattgaataaaaatgttCTTTTTAATGTTTCTACCACTTCATAAGATTCTATTGCAAAATCTAGTGAGTCCAGAACCATGAGGTTTCAGGTTCATATTCCAGCAGAGGCAAAAATACCAAGTGATTTCTTTCCATATGCCCAAGTCTTTGTGGGCGGAATTACCTGATTCCTGTGCTGGTGGGAAACAGTAGGCACTTGTGAATCAGTCGAGATGCACACAAATTGTCCCACACAACagttataaaataaagattttatTTCGGTGTCGACATTTAGTACCTTTCAAATCTTGAGAATtgaagaataatatatttatacttcTAGTCGTCAACACACTTCATTCGTTTCGATTTCAACATTGAATTGAACAATGGTAGTGGCATCACGTGCTTTTCTTgctgaaatttttttgttatgttaCTGTGTAGGGTATAAAGCCTCTAAAATAGGACTCGTTCGTGATGTTAGCATCCCCAGGTACTATTGCTCTTCATTTCCACTCGCGATATCAAGCTTCAGGTGCTGGTGCTGCTGGTGGTTTCAGGTCCATACAGTTGAATAAACAATGTCTACTTAGTTACAAATGTTACATTTGTTACAGGAAACAAGTTGTGCTGGTGAGTCTATTCTATGTTTTGGCATTAGGCTTGCTGCTGTGTTTCTCAAGCAAGGCAGATGGTGTAGTGCATTGGTAGCTGGAAAAGTCCTGCAATATTTGATTGTaaattcctttttcttcttgttttcgTTTGTTTTATGTTAGTTTAAGTTTACATTGTGGATTAATTACTGATTAGGGTGATATTGAATGGACACAATAATAGATGGTGTATATTTGAGATAGCTTCTAGGGATTAGTTATTGATCATTCCTCTTGATCTCTTGACTATTACGTTTGTGCCAAATGTACTATAGAAGATGTGCCATCTTTTGTGACTTAAAGAAAAAGTAGTAAGATAAAATGCAATGATTATTTAAGTTGTTGTAGCAGGTTGTTCGTCTTATATGCGATGCGAGTGTTTTCCATGCTAATAACTTAATATTAAGAAGGAAAGATAATATCGGGTATATCTTTCATTTATTCTTTTTGATTTTGCAATCTTTTAgatctttaatattttgttaatacttctgtattttttttgtaatcttttgattctttttatttagtttGCTTTGTATTGTAGCAATCTCTGACCCTTCTTATGTACTTAAAAGATGATTAATGTAATAAAGGAAAATGCATAAATTTCTTTCAGAACGTATGTCGAAAAATTACTTGCACGATTAAACTATCATGATGACTCGCTGCACACTTTTACTATTTAAAAGTGAATGTAATACTACCCTGAGACGTGTAACACCACTCTAAGAGTGTGATTACAATAAACTCGTAGCTACATCATCGCCATGTctgaaattgtgattttttataaaaaaaattctttttctcttctttattaattttttttttgttaacaatattttaaactaattaattattaaatttctataataattATACCTTCTTCAACacaaaatctcaccactccATCTCTTATCTCACGGAAAAATCATATCCGACTACCTCTTGTTCGTGCTTAGATTAGGATTGCTCATCTTTCATCACTTTGagtggtgagtctttatgattCGAGTGTAAAATCATAGagccttttattatttttatgatcgTTTGAGGTTTCAAACTTGTAAATGATGTATGAGTTATGCCCTAATCACTTCTATAATGTTAGAAATGCtctcataattttcttttacacATTTATGTTCATTCCTTGTATGACATAAGACATATATGGCCTATTCACACTTATTGTTCTTCTCGTACGTCTTATGTCAAGTAGCTTGTTGGGTCTTCCGGGATCATATTCGTCATGTTATATTTAAGCTGTACTTGGACTCTGGACAATACATTTGTATTAATGTTGGATCATGTATAATTGATTGTTATCATTTGTATCAAAgttatattagaaaataaaaatgtatttatatcaTGTAAAAAGATATGTATAGTTAACACTTatcattgtatatatataattgatcaTTATCatctatatttatgtaattaactaTTAATGTTTGTATTTATAcgaataattattataatatttattcgTATTGAgatagagaaggaagagagagaagagaggtGATCGAGAGGGCATATAGAGGTGAGGTAGAGCCGAAGAGAGGTGAGAGAAAATAGCTACAAATTCCTAACTTTAATTACAAATTATAATTCTTTTCAAACTATAGtgatgtattatatatatatacatattttatgttTACCTAATTacaatttttccatttttgataTTAAATCTAATTGAACCTAATTTGTTTCGATCAAAATAACTTTTGGAGGCCCTTGACCCGCTCAAATTCATGTCAATCAGCTCATCTGACAATGAAGGCCCAATTATTTAATCgatctttttatattttgagagaATTGTTGAAAACACTCATgaacttgatatgaattattgttttatttttaaactattgaCAACTTCAGAAACACTCGTCTACTTGATTAACTcaacttaaataataaatacaccCCTAATTTGCCATATGATATAACTAGTGGTGTCAAACTCATACAAGCGTGAGACTCTTAATAAAAAGTCAAGAGAATTGTTGAAAATACTTCTAAACTTGACAAGAATTAAGAAGTGTGAAAAaaaccttaccccagaacaagaaccaggttcttgtaagttgcttttaagtaaagacacaaacactgattgaattaaaaaccttcctcactcaaggaaggaaaaacctcgttttattaattcaattataagattttgtgattacaactcaataatcaagaaaaccttATCTCTACTATCTCTctcgattgactccaatcgatctctccaaaaggccaaacccaccttttgttacaactctcactaacactcaaccctacaaagagccaaacccaccctttgtacaataaactgtaaattacaatcaagaacaaaacaaNNNNNNNNNNNNNNNNNNNNNNNNNNNNNNNNNNNNNNNNNNNNNNNNNNNNNNNNNNNNNNNNNNNNNNNNNNNNNNNNNNNNNNNNNNNNNNNNNNNNNNNNNNNNNNNNNNNNNNNNNNNNNNNNNNNNNNNNNNNNNNNNNNNNNNNNNNNNNNNNNNNNNNNNNNNNNNNNNNNNNNNNNNNNNNNNNNNNNNNNNNNNNNNNNNNNNNNNNNNNNNNNNNNNNNNNNNNNNNNNNNNNNNNNNNNNNNNNNNNNNNNNNNNNNNNNNNNNNNNNNNNNNNNNNNNNNNNNNNNNNNNNNNNNNNNNNNNNNNNNNNNNNNNNNNNNNNNNNNNNNNNNNNNNNNNNNNNNNNNNNNNNNNNNNNNNNNNNNNNNNNNNNNNNNNNNNNNNNNNNNNNNNNNNNNNNNNNNNNNNNNNNNNNNNNNNNNNNNNNNNNNNNNNNNNNNNNNNNNNNNNNNNNNNNNNNNNNNNNNNNNNNNNNNNNNNNNNNNNNNNNNNNNNNNNNNNNNNNNNNNNNNNNNNNNNNNNNNNNNNNNNNNNNNNNNNNNNNNNNNNNNNNNNNNNNNNNNNNNNNNNNNNNNNNNNNNNNNNNNNNNNNNNNNNNNNNNNNNNNNNNNNNNNNNNNNNNNNNNNNNNNNNNNNNNNNNNNNNNNNNNNNNNNNNNNNNNNNNNNNNNNNNNNNNNNNNNNNNNNNNNNNNNNNNNNNNNNNNNNNNNNNNNNNNNNNNNNNNNNNNNNNNNNNNNNNNNNNNNNNNNNNNNNNNNNNNNNNNNNNNNNNNNNNNNNNNNNNNNNNNNNNNNNNNNNNNNNNNNNNNNNNNNNNNNNNNNNNNNNNNNNNNNNNNNNNNNNNNNNNNNNNNNNNNNNNNNNNNNNNNNNNNNNNNNNNNNNNNNNNNNNNNNNNNNNNNNNNNNNNNNNNNNNNNNNNNNNNNNNNNNNNNNNNNNNNNNNNNNNNNNNNNNNNNNNNNNNNNNNNNNNNNNNNNNNNNNNNNNNNNNNNNNNNNNNNNNNNNNNNNNNNNNNNNNNNNNNNNNNNNNNNNNNNNNNNNNNNNNNNNNNNNNNNNNNNNNNNNNNNNNNNNNNNNNNNNNNNNNNNNNNNNNNNNNNNNNNNNNNNNNNNNNNNNNNNNNNNNNNNNNNNNNNNNNNNNNNNNNNNNNNNNNNNNNNNNNNNNNNNNNNNNNNNNNNNNNNNNNNNNNNNNNNNNNNNNNNNNNNNNNNNNNNNNNNNNNNNNNNNNNNNNNNNNNNNNNNNNNNNNNNNNNNNNNNNNNNNNNNNNNNNNNNNNNNNNNNNNNNNNNNNNNNNNNNNNNNNNNNNNNNNNNNNNNNNNNNNNNNNNNNNNNNNNNNNNNNNNNNNNNNNNNNNNNNNNNNNNNNNNNNNNNNNNNNNNNNNNNNNNNNNNNNNNNNNNNNNNNNNNNNNNNNNNNNNNNNNNNNNNNNNNNNNNNNNNNNNNNNNNNNNNNNNNNNNNNNNNNNNNNNNNNNNNNNNNNNNNNNNNNNNNNNNNNNNNNNNNNNNNNNNNNNNNNNNNNNNNNNNNNNNNNNNNNNNNNNNNNNNNNNNNNNNNNNNNNNNNNNNNNNNNNNNNNNNNNNNNNNNNNNNNNNNNNNNNNNNNNNNNNNNNNNNNNNNNNNNNNNNNNNNNNNNNNNNNNNNNNNGTTTCCAAAAGCTAGCTGATGAGAACCTAGCTTAGGATCCACAATTCTAGCAAGATGTTTGATAAACAATGTGGGCCAATCAATGCGTTCTTTGCACTCAAGTGCATTCATAAGTCCCATGTCTCTTATGGAGGCAATGTGACGTTGGTGACCTCTAGGCAGTATCACCATATGAACTATCTCGAAAAGAAGCTTATGCAAAGATCTCATAATTTCCTTTAAAACAGTTTGAGCCCTAGAATTGACTCTTCCGTGAGAGAATTTGGCTGGTAGGCTAGAATAttcatcaaaaccccaattgTACTCATTTATCCCCACAGATGGTATATGCAAGATTTCCCCAAGTTTGGTTGCATCAAACACAATGTCAACCCCCTTTACACTAGACGACACCACATCTCCTTCTAAGATTACCAAGTTCGTATAGAACTCTACCACTTccttttcataaatcaaactaGGTTCAAGGAATAACTCCTCCCACCCCTGAAACCTTAGTAGTTCACAAACCTGCTTCACTATATCCATTGAAAGTATATCAGGGTGAAAGGTTCTACCCCTAAGCACTGATTTGGTTTGGAAGTACTTTTTCCTTCCCACTTTGAGAAATTTATCTGTATTTCTCTTtgcaaattttgattttgattgagGAGTTGCAGAGTGTTTACCCTCAGACACATNNNNNNNNNNNNNNNNNNNNNNNNNNNNNNNNNNNNNNNNNNNNNNNNNNNNNNNNNNNNNNNNNNNNNNNNNNNNNNNNNNNNNNNNNNNNNNNNNNNNNNNNNNNNNNNNNNNNNNNNNNNNNNNNNNNNNNNNNNNNNNNNNNNNNNNNNNNNNNNNNNNNNNNNNNNNNNNNNNNNNNNNNNNNNNNNNNNNNNNNNNNNNNNNNNNNNNNNNNNNNNNNNNNNNNNNNNNNNNNNNNNNNNNNNNNNNNNNNNNNNNNNNNNNNNNNNNNNNNNNNNNNNNNNNNNNNNNNNNNNNNNNNNNNNNNNNNNNNNNNNNNNNNNNNNNNNNNNNNNNNNNNNNNNNNNNNNNNNNNNNNNNNNNNNNNNNNNNNNNNNNNNNNNNNNNNNNNNNNNNNNNNNNNNNNNNNNNNNNNNNNNNNNNNNNNNNNNNNNNNNNNNNNNNNNNNNNNNNNNNNNNNNNNNNNNNNNNNNNNNNNNNNNNNNNNNNNNNNNNNNNNNNNNNNNNNNNNNNNNNNNNNNNNNNNNNNNNNNNNNNNNNNNNNNNNNNNNNNNNNNNNNNNNNNNNNNNNNNNNNNNNNNNNNNNNNNNNNNNNNNNNNNNNNNNNNNNNNNNNNNNNNNNNNNNNNNNNNNNNNNNNNNNNNNNNNNNNNNNNNNNNNNNNNNNNNNNNNNNNNNNNNNNNNNNNNNNNNNNNNNNNNNNNNNNNNNNNNNNNNNNNNNNNNNNNNNNNNNNNNNNNNNNNNNNNNNNNNNNNNNNNNNNNNNNNNNNNNNNNNNNNNNNNNNNNNNNNNNNNNNNNNNNNNNNNNNNNNNNNNNNNNNNNNNNNNNNNNNNNNNNNNNNNNNNNNNNNNNNNNNNNNNNNNNNNNNNNNNNNNNNNNNNNNNNNNNNNNNNNNNNNNNNNNNNNNNNNNNNNNNNNNNNNNNNNNNNNNNNNNNNNNNNNNNNNNNNNNNNNNNNNNNNNNNNNNNNNNNNNNNNNNNNNNNNNNNNNNNNNNNNNNNNNNNNNNNNNNNNNNNNNNNNNNNNNNNNNNNNNNNNNNNNNNNNNNNNNNNNNNNNNNNNNNNNNNNNNNNNNNNNNNNNNNNNNNNNNNNNNNNNNNNNNNNNNNNNNNNNNNNNNNNNNNNNNNNNNNNNNNNNNNNNNNNNNNNNNNNNNNNNNNNNNNNNNNNNNNNNNNNNNNNNNNNNNNNNNNNNNNNNNNNNNNNNNNNNNNNNNNNNNNNNNNNNNNNNNNNNNNNNNNNNNNNNNNNNNNNNNNNNNNNNNNNNNNNNNNNNNNNNNNNNNNNNNNNNNNNNNNNNNNNNNNNNNNNNNNNNNNNNNNNNNNNNNNNNNNNNNNNNNNNNNNNNNNNNNNNNNNNNNNNNNNNNNNNNNNNNNNNNNNNNNNNNNNNNNNNNNNNNNNNNNNNNNNNNNNNNNNNNNNNNNNNNNNNNNNNNNNNNNNNNNNNNNNNNNNNNNNNNNNNNNNNNNNNNNNNNNNNNNNNNNNNNNNNNNNNNNNNNNNNNNNNNNNNNNNNNNNNNNNNNNNNNNNNNNNNNNNNNNNNNNNNNNNNNNNNNNNNNNNNNNNNNNNNNNNNNNNNNNNNNNNNNNNNNNNNNNNNNNNNNNNNNNNNNNNNNNNNNNNNNNNNNNNNNNNNNNNNNNNNNNNNNNNNNNNNNNNNNNNNNNNNNNNNNNNNNNNNNNNNNNNNNNNNNNNNNNNNNNNNNNNNNNNNNNNNNNNNNNNNNNNNNNNNNNNNNNNNNNNNNNNNNNNNNNNNNNNNNNNNNNNNNNNNNNNNNNNNNNNNNNNNNNNNNNNNNNNNNNNNNNNNNNNNNNNNNNNNNNNNNNNNNNNNNNNNNNNNNNNNNNNNNNNNNNNNNNNNNNNNNNNNNNNNNNNNNNNNNNNNNNNNNNNNNNNNNNNNNNNNNNNNNNNNNNNNNNNNNNNNNNNNNNNNNNNNNNNNNNNNNNNNNNNNNNNNNNNNNNNNNNNNNNNNNNNNNNNNNNNNNNNNNNNNNNNNNNNNNNNNNNNNNNNNNNNNNNNNNNNNNNNNNNNNNNNNNNNNNNNNNNNNNNNNNNNNNNNNNNNNNNNNNNNNNNNNNNNNNNNNNNNNNNNNNNNNNNNNNNNNNNNNNNNNNNNNNNNNNNNNNNNNNNNNNNNNNNNNNNNNNNNNNNNNNNNNNNNNNNNNNNNNNNNNNNNNNNNNNNNNNNNNNNNNNNNNNNNNNNNNNNNNNNNNNNNNNNNNNNNNNNNNNNNNNNNNNNNNNNNNNNNNNNNNNNNNNNNNNNNNNNNNNNNNNNNNNNNNNNNNNNNNNNNNNNNNNNNNNNNNNNNNNNNNNNNNNNNNNNNNNNNNNNNNNNNNNNNNNNNNNNNNNNNNNNNNNNNNNNNNNNNNNNNNNNNNNNNNNNNNNNNNNNNNNNNNNNNNNNNNNNNNNNNNNNNNNNNNNNNNNNNNNNNNNNNNNNNNNNNNNNNNNNNNNNNNNNNNNNNNNNNNNNNNNNNNNNNNNNNNNNNNNNNNNNNNNNNNNNNNNNNNNNNNNNNNNNNNNNNNNNNNNNNNNNNNNNNNNNNNNNNNNNNNNNNNNNNNNNNNNNNNNNNNNNNNNNNNNNNNNNNNNNNNNNNNNNNNNNNNNNNNNNNNNNNNNNNNNNNNNNNNNNNNNNNNNNNNNNNNNNNNNNNNNNNNNNNNNNNNNNNNNNNNNNNNNNNNNNNNNNNNNNNNNNNNNNNNNNNNNNNNNNNNNNNNNNNNNNNNNNNNNNNNNNNNNNNNNNNNNNNNNNNNNNNNNNNNNNNNNNNNNNNNNNNNNNNNNNNNNNNNNNNNNNNNNNNNNNNNNNNNNNNNNNNNNNNNNNNNNNNNNNNNNNNNNNNNNNNNNNNNNNNNNNNNNNNNNNNNNNNNNNNNNNNNNNNNNNNNNNNNNNNNNNNNNNNNNNNNNNNNNNNNNNNNNNNNNNNNNNNNNNNNNNNNNNNNNNNNNNNNNNNNNNNNNNNNNNNNNNNNNNNNNNNNNNNNNNNNNNNNNNNNNNNNNNNNNNNNNNNNNNNNNNNNNNNNNNNNNNNNNNNNNNNNNNNNNNNNNNNNNNNNNNNNNNNNNNNNNNNNNNNNNNNNNNNNNNNNNNNNNNNNNNNNNNNNNNNNNNNNNNNNNNNNNNNNNNNNNNNNNNNNNNNNNNNNNNNNNNNNNNNNNNNNNNN is a genomic window containing:
- the LOC107005154 gene encoding uncharacterized protein LOC107005154 isoform X1 is translated as MVRSVFKSFLNLPKSISILTPSVYRPNSISITSSYSTPRISKRIGSLFSVPVGEQFQEFGSLFSAKYSTNGDGCVDTGIGGRDYLLMSDEELMKQCELSTFKASGPGGQHRNKRESAVRLKHSPTGIIAQAVEDRSQHMNRASALSRLRALLALKVRNNIDLDTYTPPQELLQILPAKSTIRGSNCGPQIGPNNPKFALGMQALLDLLFAVEGSVSDAAKKLGLSTGALSRLLLSDDNLRMAVNEFRVSKHPQVLLLFISTRDIKLQETSCAGESILCFGIRLAAVFLKQGRWCSALVAGKVLQYLIVNSFFFLFSFVLC